In Vanessa cardui chromosome 8, ilVanCard2.1, whole genome shotgun sequence, the following are encoded in one genomic region:
- the LOC124532019 gene encoding DNA polymerase beta-like — MSKRKNPSDNGNLNGDFCEFLMELADYEKNVSRNIHKFNAYKKAASVLASHSKRIQSGDEARKLNGIGEKISKKIDEFLNTGKLKKLDDIHKDENAQIISLLTRVSGIGPVKAADLLNMGIKSIEDLRNNQDKLNHHQLIGLKYFEDFEKMIPRSEIQELENVITKEIKNLDPEFTITICGSYRRGKSESGDIDALITHPSLKIGDNKNKCNEKLLKKIIMALDGCITDVISMGETKFMGVCCLSDKHPFRRLDIRLIPKDQYYCAVLYFTGSDVFNKNMRAHALEKSFTLNEYSLRPIGVTGVPGEPVQIESEEDIFDYIDYPYQKPEERNM; from the exons ATGAGCAAGCGTAAAAATCCATCTGATAATGGTAATCTCAACGGAGATTTTTGCGAATTCTTAATGGAATTGGCTGATTACGAGAAGAATGTAAGTcgtaatattcataaattcaacGCTTACAAAAAAGCAGCTAGTGTTTTAGCATCACATAGTAAAAGAATCCAATCGGGAGATGAAGCTAGGAAATTAAATGGCATAGGAGAAAAGATTTCCAAAAAAATAGATGAATTTTTAAACACTGGAAAACTGAAAAAATTGGATGATATACATAAAGATGAAAACGCTCAGATTATTAGTTTGTTGACACGAGTATCGGGTATTGGACCTGTAAAAGCTGCTGATCTTCTAAATATGGGTATTAAATCAATAGAGGATTTACGAAACAATCAAGATAAACTGAACCATCATCAACTAATTGGCTTAAA ATACTTTGAAGACTTTGAAAAGATGATCCCGAGGTCAGAGATTCAAGAACTAGAAAATGTTATTacaaaggaaattaaaaatttggaTCCTGAATTTACTATTACAATTTGTGGCAGTTACAG ACGGGGAAAATCTGAAAGTGGTGATATTGATGCCCTGATTACTCACCCCTCACTTAAAATAggagacaataaaaataaatgcaatgaaaaattattgaagaaaataataatggCTTTAGACGGTTGCATTACAGATGTAATATCAATGGGTGAAACAAAATTTAtg GGAGTGTGTTGTTTATCCGACAAACATCCATTTCGTCGTTTAGACATTCGTCTCATTCCGAAAGACCAGTACTATTGTGCTGTTCTATACTTTACAGGGAGtgatgtatttaacaaaaatatgcgGGCGCATGCTCTTGAGAAATCTTTCACTCTAAATGAATATTCACTTAGGCCCATTGGAGTCACTG